Proteins found in one Ovis aries strain OAR_USU_Benz2616 breed Rambouillet chromosome 19, ARS-UI_Ramb_v3.0, whole genome shotgun sequence genomic segment:
- the LOC132658223 gene encoding basic proline-rich protein-like has product MKRGPRAPKKRAPANQRRAPPSLRPPLAGRRLPGRGLRTRPRAAPRARPPPPGGPCCRRPPPEDPRPRRAAAPLSPGARGPPTLRALLPVTNLQPRPLPRSLGRAPSGRSVSSPGDPSPSTLSDPAPLPLSVATVVQLPPQAVPAPKRGLWRDRGQGVGEQLRGRSSEGRELQGRRGHLGLGRLEPLDPVDVAWLGLRGGGGGGGAPFPGVAFADRRAELPGARPCRPGLAPAPARRRRLGAGGGIFFLGGGVGGP; this is encoded by the coding sequence ATGAAGCGGGGGCCGCGCGCGCCTAAGAAGCGCGCGCCAGCCAATCAGCGCCGCGCGCCGCCCAGCCTCCGCCCCCCATTGGCCGGCCGGCGGCTCCCGGGCCGCGGACTCCGGACGCGCCCGCGGGCCGCCCCCCGCGCCCGCCCGCCCCCTCCCGGCGGCCCCTGCTGCCGACGCCCCCCGCCCGAGGACCCGCGCCCCCGGCGGGCTGCTGCGCCCCTTTCTCCGGGCGCGCGTGGTCCCCCTACCCTCCGGGCCCTGCTCCCAGTAACTAACCTCCAGCCGCGCCCCCTCCCCAGGAGCCTGGGCCGCGCACCCTCTGGGCGTTCGGTGTCCTCTCCAGGGGACCCCAGTCCGTCCACTCTCTCGGACCCCgctcctttaccactgagcgtgGCCACGGTGGTCCAGCTACCTCCCCAGGCCGTTCCGGCCCCCAAACGGGGGCTCTGGCGAGACCGGGGCCAGGGAGTCGGAGAACAGCTGCGGGGCAGGAGCAGCGAGGGGCGGGAACTCCAGGGCCGCCGTGGGCACCTGGGCCTCGGGCGCTTAGAACCGCTGGACCCGGTGGACGTGGCCTGGCTGGGGCtccggggagggggagggggagggggcgcccCCTTCCCGGGCGTGGCCTTCGCAGACCGAAGGGCCGAACTGCCTGGGGCGAGGCCGTGCAGACCCGGACTGGCGCCGGCGCCGGCTCGAAGGAGACGCCTCGGGGCGGGAGGAGGCATTTTCttcctggggggtggggtggggggtcccTAA